Proteins found in one Carassius auratus strain Wakin chromosome 12, ASM336829v1, whole genome shotgun sequence genomic segment:
- the LOC113111938 gene encoding phytanoyl-CoA hydroxylase-interacting protein-like isoform X1 has protein sequence MMEVPRVGHSVSSPTSPCEDMIKNLSLDAIQLCEREGNKSLDSGIAEMEELPVPQNIKISNITCDSFKIFWDMDSRSKERITHYFIDLNKKENKNANKFKHKDVPTKLVAKAVPLPMTVRGHWFLSPRTEYTVAVQTASKQGDGDYAVSEWSEIIEFCTADYSTVHLTQLLEKAEVIAGRMLRFSVFYRNQHKEYFDHTREAQNNKMLPSVKDNSGSHGSPISGKLEGIFFSCNTEFNTGKPPQDSPYGRYRFQLPAEELFSPKTNLYFADFYCMYTAYHYVILVIAPKGSSGDEFCKLRLPALDLANNRFMTCSEEEDGQLVFHHAQDLILEVIYTDPVDLSLGTVAEISGHQLMSLSTVNAKKDPSCKTCNISVGR, from the exons GAAACAAGTCCCTGGACAGCGGCATTGCCGAGATGGAGGAACTTCCTGTTCCCCAGAACATCAAAATAAGCAACATCACATGCGACTCCTTTAAGATCTTCTGGGATATGGACTCCAGGTCCAAGGAACGCATCACGCACTACTTCATCGACCTCAacaagaaagaaaacaagaatGCCAACAAGTTCAAACACAAG GACGTCCCCACTAAACTGGTAGCGAAAGCTGTTCCTTTGCCCATGACAGTGCGAGGACACTGGTTCCTGAGTCCACGCACTGAATACACTGTGGCCGTACAGACCGCGTCCAAACAGGGTGATGGAGACTACGCCGTCTCTGAATGGAGCGAGATCATTGAATTCTGTACAGCCG ATTATTCCACTGTTCATCTCACACAGTTACTGGAGAAAGCCGAGGTCATTGCCGGCAGAATGCTGCGGTTCTCTGTCTTTTATCGAAACCAACACAAAGAGTACTTTGACCACACAAG GGAGGCCCAAAACAACAAGATGTTGCCATCAGTGAAGGACAACAGCGGTAGCCACGGTTCGCCCATCAGCGGGAAACTCGAGGGCATCTTCTTCAGCTGCAACACCGAGTTCAACACGGGCAAACCCCCACAGGACTCGCCATACGGCCGTTACCGCTTCCAGCTGCCAGCCGAGGAGCTCTTCAGCCCCAAGACAAACCTGTATTTCGCTGACTTCTACTGCATGTACACGGCCTATCACTACGTCATTCTGGTGATCGCGCCGAAGGGCTCGTCTGGAGATGAGTTCTGCAAGCTGCGCCTGCCAGCACTGGATCTCGCCAACAACCGCTTCATGACGTGCTCGGAAGAAGAAGATGGCCAGCTGGTGTTCCACCACGCACAGGACCTTATCCTGGAGGTCATCTACACCGACCCCGTGGATCTGAGCCTGGGCACGGTAGCTGAGATCAGCGGCCACCAGCTCATGAGCCTGTCCACAGTCAACGCCAAGAAGGATCCCAGCTGCAAGACCTGCAACATCAGCGTGGGACGCTAA
- the LOC113111938 gene encoding phytanoyl-CoA hydroxylase-interacting protein-like isoform X3: MEELPVPQNIKISNITCDSFKIFWDMDSRSKERITHYFIDLNKKENKNANKFKHKDVPTKLVAKAVPLPMTVRGHWFLSPRTEYTVAVQTASKQGDGDYAVSEWSEIIEFCTADYSTVHLTQLLEKAEVIAGRMLRFSVFYRNQHKEYFDHTREAQNNKMLPSVKDNSGSHGSPISGKLEGIFFSCNTEFNTGKPPQDSPYGRYRFQLPAEELFSPKTNLYFADFYCMYTAYHYVILVIAPKGSSGDEFCKLRLPALDLANNRFMTCSEEEDGQLVFHHAQDLILEVIYTDPVDLSLGTVAEISGHQLMSLSTVNAKKDPSCKTCNISVGR; the protein is encoded by the exons ATGGAGGAACTTCCTGTTCCCCAGAACATCAAAATAAGCAACATCACATGCGACTCCTTTAAGATCTTCTGGGATATGGACTCCAGGTCCAAGGAACGCATCACGCACTACTTCATCGACCTCAacaagaaagaaaacaagaatGCCAACAAGTTCAAACACAAG GACGTCCCCACTAAACTGGTAGCGAAAGCTGTTCCTTTGCCCATGACAGTGCGAGGACACTGGTTCCTGAGTCCACGCACTGAATACACTGTGGCCGTACAGACCGCGTCCAAACAGGGTGATGGAGACTACGCCGTCTCTGAATGGAGCGAGATCATTGAATTCTGTACAGCCG ATTATTCCACTGTTCATCTCACACAGTTACTGGAGAAAGCCGAGGTCATTGCCGGCAGAATGCTGCGGTTCTCTGTCTTTTATCGAAACCAACACAAAGAGTACTTTGACCACACAAG GGAGGCCCAAAACAACAAGATGTTGCCATCAGTGAAGGACAACAGCGGTAGCCACGGTTCGCCCATCAGCGGGAAACTCGAGGGCATCTTCTTCAGCTGCAACACCGAGTTCAACACGGGCAAACCCCCACAGGACTCGCCATACGGCCGTTACCGCTTCCAGCTGCCAGCCGAGGAGCTCTTCAGCCCCAAGACAAACCTGTATTTCGCTGACTTCTACTGCATGTACACGGCCTATCACTACGTCATTCTGGTGATCGCGCCGAAGGGCTCGTCTGGAGATGAGTTCTGCAAGCTGCGCCTGCCAGCACTGGATCTCGCCAACAACCGCTTCATGACGTGCTCGGAAGAAGAAGATGGCCAGCTGGTGTTCCACCACGCACAGGACCTTATCCTGGAGGTCATCTACACCGACCCCGTGGATCTGAGCCTGGGCACGGTAGCTGAGATCAGCGGCCACCAGCTCATGAGCCTGTCCACAGTCAACGCCAAGAAGGATCCCAGCTGCAAGACCTGCAACATCAGCGTGGGACGCTAA
- the LOC113111938 gene encoding phytanoyl-CoA hydroxylase-interacting protein-like isoform X2, giving the protein MRRADESQRNKSLDSGIAEMEELPVPQNIKISNITCDSFKIFWDMDSRSKERITHYFIDLNKKENKNANKFKHKDVPTKLVAKAVPLPMTVRGHWFLSPRTEYTVAVQTASKQGDGDYAVSEWSEIIEFCTADYSTVHLTQLLEKAEVIAGRMLRFSVFYRNQHKEYFDHTREAQNNKMLPSVKDNSGSHGSPISGKLEGIFFSCNTEFNTGKPPQDSPYGRYRFQLPAEELFSPKTNLYFADFYCMYTAYHYVILVIAPKGSSGDEFCKLRLPALDLANNRFMTCSEEEDGQLVFHHAQDLILEVIYTDPVDLSLGTVAEISGHQLMSLSTVNAKKDPSCKTCNISVGR; this is encoded by the exons GAAACAAGTCCCTGGACAGCGGCATTGCCGAGATGGAGGAACTTCCTGTTCCCCAGAACATCAAAATAAGCAACATCACATGCGACTCCTTTAAGATCTTCTGGGATATGGACTCCAGGTCCAAGGAACGCATCACGCACTACTTCATCGACCTCAacaagaaagaaaacaagaatGCCAACAAGTTCAAACACAAG GACGTCCCCACTAAACTGGTAGCGAAAGCTGTTCCTTTGCCCATGACAGTGCGAGGACACTGGTTCCTGAGTCCACGCACTGAATACACTGTGGCCGTACAGACCGCGTCCAAACAGGGTGATGGAGACTACGCCGTCTCTGAATGGAGCGAGATCATTGAATTCTGTACAGCCG ATTATTCCACTGTTCATCTCACACAGTTACTGGAGAAAGCCGAGGTCATTGCCGGCAGAATGCTGCGGTTCTCTGTCTTTTATCGAAACCAACACAAAGAGTACTTTGACCACACAAG GGAGGCCCAAAACAACAAGATGTTGCCATCAGTGAAGGACAACAGCGGTAGCCACGGTTCGCCCATCAGCGGGAAACTCGAGGGCATCTTCTTCAGCTGCAACACCGAGTTCAACACGGGCAAACCCCCACAGGACTCGCCATACGGCCGTTACCGCTTCCAGCTGCCAGCCGAGGAGCTCTTCAGCCCCAAGACAAACCTGTATTTCGCTGACTTCTACTGCATGTACACGGCCTATCACTACGTCATTCTGGTGATCGCGCCGAAGGGCTCGTCTGGAGATGAGTTCTGCAAGCTGCGCCTGCCAGCACTGGATCTCGCCAACAACCGCTTCATGACGTGCTCGGAAGAAGAAGATGGCCAGCTGGTGTTCCACCACGCACAGGACCTTATCCTGGAGGTCATCTACACCGACCCCGTGGATCTGAGCCTGGGCACGGTAGCTGAGATCAGCGGCCACCAGCTCATGAGCCTGTCCACAGTCAACGCCAAGAAGGATCCCAGCTGCAAGACCTGCAACATCAGCGTGGGACGCTAA